One genomic segment of Paraburkholderia hospita includes these proteins:
- a CDS encoding glutathione S-transferase family protein — protein sequence MLQFYFHPTPNPFKVALLLEELETPFELSPVDTFKGEQHAPAYRKINPNGKVPAIVDDGVTVFDSHAILLHLGAKHGKFVPSAASERAAMLSWLQFVATGLSPFSGQAVHFLHHAPEPLPYARNRYLKEVERHYRVLDERLETSKYLAGDTYSIADIALWGWANFAGYIFGEKGLSDYPHVKRLVDEISARPAAVRALALKDRLTFKAEFDEETRRALFPQNASLTV from the coding sequence ATGCTTCAGTTCTACTTCCACCCGACGCCCAATCCCTTCAAGGTGGCGCTTTTGCTCGAAGAGCTTGAAACGCCATTCGAGCTTTCCCCTGTCGATACCTTCAAGGGAGAACAACACGCGCCGGCATACCGGAAGATCAATCCGAACGGCAAGGTGCCAGCCATCGTCGATGACGGTGTGACCGTGTTCGATTCGCACGCGATTCTTCTGCACCTCGGCGCAAAACATGGGAAGTTCGTGCCGTCCGCAGCGTCCGAGCGTGCCGCGATGCTCTCGTGGCTCCAGTTCGTCGCGACGGGGCTGTCGCCGTTTTCGGGCCAGGCCGTGCACTTCCTGCACCATGCACCGGAACCTCTGCCGTATGCGCGCAACCGCTATCTGAAGGAAGTCGAGCGTCACTATCGCGTTCTCGATGAGCGTCTCGAGACCTCGAAGTATCTGGCCGGCGACACGTACTCGATCGCCGACATCGCGCTGTGGGGCTGGGCGAATTTTGCTGGCTATATCTTCGGCGAGAAGGGACTTAGCGACTATCCGCACGTCAAGCGTCTGGTCGATGAGATCTCGGCGCGTCCGGCGGCAGTCCGCGCGTTGGCGCTGAAAGACCGGCTCACGTTCAAGGCCGAGTTTGATGAAGAGACCCGCCGTGCGCTGTTCCCGCAGAACGCCTCGCTCACGGTCTAA
- a CDS encoding LLM class flavin-dependent oxidoreductase, translated as MKKIGFLSFGHWANSPGSQARSAADVLLQSIDLAVAAEALGADGAFFRVHHFAQQLASPFPLLAAIGAKTRTIEIGTGVIDMRYENPLYMAEDAGAADLIAGGRLQLGISRGSGEQVIDGWRHFGYAPNEGETHADLARRHTEVFYEVLRGKGFAQPNPRPMFANPPGLLRVEPHSEGLRERIWWGSGSNATAVWAAKMGMNLQTSTLKNDETGRPLHIQQAEQIQVYRDAWKEAGHTRAPRVSVSRSIFALVNQQDRMYFGRGTQSNDTIGFLDDDIQKIFGRNYAAEPDVLIKELAKDEAIAAADTLLLTVPNQLGVEYCAHVIESILTHVAPGLGWR; from the coding sequence ATGAAAAAGATTGGTTTTCTCTCTTTTGGTCACTGGGCCAATTCTCCGGGTTCACAGGCACGATCGGCAGCCGATGTACTTCTGCAATCCATCGACCTCGCCGTCGCCGCCGAAGCACTCGGCGCGGATGGTGCCTTCTTTCGCGTCCATCATTTCGCTCAACAGCTTGCGTCCCCTTTTCCCCTGCTCGCCGCGATCGGCGCCAAGACGCGCACGATCGAGATTGGAACGGGTGTCATCGACATGCGCTACGAGAATCCGCTCTACATGGCCGAAGATGCTGGCGCAGCCGATCTGATTGCTGGTGGACGGTTGCAGCTCGGTATTAGCCGAGGCTCGGGCGAACAGGTTATCGATGGCTGGCGCCACTTCGGGTACGCGCCAAACGAAGGCGAGACGCACGCCGATCTGGCACGCCGTCACACAGAAGTGTTTTATGAAGTGCTGCGAGGTAAGGGTTTTGCACAGCCGAATCCCCGCCCCATGTTTGCCAACCCGCCGGGACTTCTACGCGTCGAGCCGCATTCCGAAGGCCTTCGCGAGCGCATCTGGTGGGGTTCGGGTTCCAACGCGACGGCCGTCTGGGCCGCGAAGATGGGCATGAACCTGCAGACCTCCACACTGAAGAACGACGAAACGGGCCGCCCGCTTCACATCCAGCAAGCCGAGCAGATCCAGGTTTACCGTGATGCATGGAAAGAGGCGGGGCATACGCGAGCGCCGCGTGTGTCTGTCAGCCGGAGTATCTTCGCTCTCGTGAATCAGCAGGACCGCATGTATTTCGGCCGGGGCACGCAGAGCAACGACACGATCGGCTTTCTCGACGACGATATCCAGAAGATCTTTGGCCGGAATTACGCTGCGGAGCCCGATGTCCTCATCAAGGAACTGGCAAAAGACGAAGCAATCGCAGCAGCCGATACGTTGCTACTCACCGTGCCTAACCAGTTGGGCGTCGAGTACTGCGCGCACGTCATCGAATCGATTCTCACGCATGTCGCTCCCGGTCTCGGTTGGCGCTAA
- a CDS encoding CoA-acylating methylmalonate-semialdehyde dehydrogenase, whose amino-acid sequence MSEADKSAVRELSHFIDGQRAAGAGQRFGEVFDPAQGRVTARVPVATSAEVEAAVAAAKAAFPAWSETAPLKRARLMFKFKELLEAHADELAELITRDHGKLFEDAKGEVVRGIEIVEFACGIPQLLKTDFTDSVSGGIDNWNLRQPIGVAAGVTPFNFPMVVPCWMFVMAAACGNTFILKPSERTPSASIRLAELFIEAGFPKGVFNVVHGDKTVVDALIAHPDVAAMSVVGSTPVAEYIYSESAKRGKRVQALGSAKNHLVVMPDANLDQAVDALISSAYGSAGERCMATSVAVAVGSIGDELIERLAPRVRSLRIGGGMEPDLDMGPLISAAHRTKVTGYIEAGVAAGARLVVDGRGHTVSGHEEGFFLGGSLFDDVKADMSIYREEIFGPVLSVVRVPDLASAIALVNAHELGNCVSLFTSDGAAARAFSRQIQIGMVGINIPSPVPPAWHSFGGWKRSLFGDHHAYGEEAVRFYTHYKSVMQRWPDSIATGVEFTMPAAK is encoded by the coding sequence ATGAGCGAAGCAGATAAAAGCGCTGTGCGCGAGTTGAGTCATTTCATCGACGGTCAGCGCGCCGCTGGTGCGGGCCAGCGGTTTGGCGAGGTATTCGATCCGGCGCAAGGCCGGGTGACGGCCCGCGTGCCCGTCGCAACATCCGCTGAAGTCGAAGCCGCCGTCGCGGCCGCGAAAGCCGCGTTCCCGGCATGGAGCGAAACCGCACCGCTCAAACGCGCCCGTTTGATGTTCAAGTTCAAGGAACTGCTCGAGGCGCACGCGGACGAACTCGCCGAACTCATCACGCGCGACCACGGCAAACTGTTTGAGGACGCAAAGGGCGAAGTGGTGCGCGGCATCGAAATCGTCGAATTCGCGTGCGGCATCCCGCAGTTGCTCAAGACAGACTTCACTGATTCAGTCAGCGGCGGCATCGACAACTGGAATCTGCGTCAGCCCATCGGCGTGGCCGCTGGCGTCACGCCGTTCAATTTTCCGATGGTGGTGCCCTGCTGGATGTTCGTGATGGCGGCCGCGTGCGGCAACACGTTCATTCTTAAACCTTCGGAGCGCACGCCGTCAGCATCGATCCGGCTTGCCGAGTTGTTCATCGAAGCTGGCTTTCCCAAAGGCGTGTTCAATGTCGTGCATGGCGACAAGACCGTCGTCGATGCGCTGATCGCACACCCCGATGTGGCCGCGATGTCTGTCGTTGGCTCGACACCCGTCGCTGAATACATCTACAGCGAAAGCGCCAAGCGCGGCAAGCGCGTGCAGGCGCTGGGCAGTGCGAAAAACCATCTGGTCGTGATGCCTGATGCCAATCTCGATCAAGCGGTCGATGCTCTGATCTCGTCGGCATATGGTTCGGCGGGCGAGCGCTGCATGGCAACGTCCGTCGCGGTGGCAGTGGGAAGTATCGGCGATGAACTGATCGAGCGTCTCGCGCCGCGCGTGCGTTCGCTCAGGATCGGCGGCGGCATGGAGCCCGATCTGGACATGGGACCGCTCATCAGCGCCGCGCATCGCACCAAGGTAACGGGCTATATCGAGGCGGGCGTCGCGGCGGGTGCCAGGCTCGTCGTCGATGGTCGCGGCCATACCGTATCCGGCCATGAGGAAGGCTTCTTTCTCGGCGGCTCGCTCTTCGACGACGTGAAGGCCGATATGAGCATCTATCGGGAAGAGATTTTCGGACCGGTCCTCTCGGTTGTCCGCGTGCCCGATCTCGCCAGTGCGATCGCGCTCGTCAACGCGCACGAACTGGGGAACTGCGTATCGCTCTTCACATCCGACGGCGCCGCTGCACGCGCGTTCTCCCGGCAGATTCAGATTGGCATGGTGGGCATCAACATCCCGAGTCCGGTGCCGCCGGCGTGGCATTCGTTCGGTGGCTGGAAGCGGTCGCTGTTCGGCGATCATCACGCGTATGGCGAAGAAGCTGTGCGCTTTTACACGCACTACAAGAGCGTGATGCAGCGCTGGCCGGATAGCATCGCCACAGGTGTCGAATTCACGATGCCAGCAGCGAAGTAA
- a CDS encoding MFS transporter yields MRPFIGFLVLVGTLLTAAGYGGTFLLSMRFRYIGGNDVDTGLTLVGAMVGTFVGVPLVGWLSHHRVGAARMASLAALCVGMGVAGFAVIERVSVLDAIPAFLVGLGWGAFYLAAPMSLAERTNDSDRGYWFLRFGTFQMAGIGGCPALAGVAIHSLHWSLSSVLYTVSGLCVVASVILEMFARLSPLSSVPPVQDRWWRGIGAIARTRAMYPIIMVALGACVFSGLMTFQMSLVQGTHAQATTFFSLYAITVVTVRWTFSRLVINLRRETATKVLLVMMVLGIAAMFAVPYHVSAHPAAAVLLGTGYGLAYPVIQTQAVNDSAAMHRRAALTWFVAAYFVGVFGFPSVGGWVLVHAGKDALLALIALCGLTALTLAFLGDRGRVDALSAKA; encoded by the coding sequence ATGCGTCCATTCATTGGCTTTCTCGTTCTCGTTGGTACCCTGCTCACGGCGGCAGGATACGGCGGGACCTTTCTTCTTTCGATGCGCTTCAGGTACATCGGCGGCAATGACGTCGACACCGGGCTCACGCTCGTAGGTGCGATGGTGGGTACCTTTGTCGGCGTTCCGCTTGTTGGCTGGCTTTCGCATCACCGCGTCGGCGCGGCGCGGATGGCCTCGCTTGCGGCGTTATGCGTGGGCATGGGCGTCGCGGGTTTCGCAGTGATCGAGCGCGTCAGCGTGCTCGATGCGATTCCAGCGTTTCTCGTGGGTTTAGGCTGGGGCGCGTTCTATCTCGCGGCGCCGATGTCGCTCGCCGAGCGAACCAATGATTCGGACCGGGGTTACTGGTTTCTGCGCTTTGGCACTTTCCAGATGGCGGGAATCGGCGGCTGCCCGGCGCTGGCGGGCGTCGCCATACATTCGTTGCACTGGTCGCTCAGCAGTGTGCTCTATACGGTCAGCGGCCTTTGTGTGGTCGCGTCGGTGATACTGGAAATGTTCGCCCGGTTGTCGCCCCTTTCGTCCGTGCCGCCGGTACAGGACAGATGGTGGCGTGGTATCGGCGCAATTGCGCGAACGCGTGCGATGTACCCGATCATCATGGTCGCGCTGGGCGCCTGCGTCTTCTCAGGCTTGATGACGTTTCAGATGTCGCTGGTGCAGGGAACGCATGCGCAAGCAACCACCTTCTTCAGTCTGTACGCGATAACCGTCGTGACCGTACGCTGGACATTTTCCCGACTGGTCATCAATTTGCGCCGCGAAACTGCAACGAAGGTGCTGCTCGTCATGATGGTGCTGGGCATCGCAGCGATGTTCGCGGTGCCGTACCATGTATCGGCTCATCCAGCGGCAGCCGTCCTGCTTGGCACAGGATACGGGCTTGCCTATCCGGTCATCCAGACCCAGGCGGTCAACGATTCCGCCGCCATGCATCGTCGCGCCGCACTGACATGGTTCGTTGCGGCGTACTTCGTCGGGGTGTTCGGCTTTCCGTCTGTGGGCGGGTGGGTATTGGTGCACGCCGGCAAGGACGCGCTACTGGCACTGATCGCGCTATGCGGCCTGACGGCTCTCACGCTCGCATTCTTGGGCGACCGGGGGCGTGTTGATGCGCTTTCGGCAAAAGCGTAG
- the andAa gene encoding anthranilate 1,2-dioxygenase system ferredoxin--NAD(+) reductase produces the protein MSNERHVIVGAGHAARRAAETLRAMNADVDIVMFGDEPHAPYDRPVLSKDALTSEEGERKAFIRQHDWYAAQRIDLRLSSAVVEIDRTRACVRLRDGSDVGYDRLLLATGSRVRRFSGPVDERVQLHYVRTLADARALRAVLSPGKRVAILGGGFIGLEVAAAATQAGCRATVIEPAPALLQRALPESVAQHIAALHERNGVELRLGTMPAAIAYENGCASIQSDAGAISADVVVVGIGVVPNVELAEACGLEVRNGVVVDEQCRTSDPAIFAAGEVTMHANPLLGRSVRIESWQVAENQPVVAAENMLGGRAIYAELPWLWSDQFDCNVQTLGIVEPQHRLVTRGDAVTGSFCVMALDDTTRMRAAIAVNAGREIGACRRLISAGAIMDEARLADSSVSLRSLL, from the coding sequence ATGTCGAATGAACGGCACGTGATCGTGGGTGCGGGGCATGCGGCACGGCGCGCGGCGGAGACGCTGCGCGCAATGAACGCGGACGTGGACATCGTCATGTTCGGCGACGAACCGCATGCGCCGTATGACCGCCCGGTATTGTCGAAAGACGCGCTGACCTCCGAAGAAGGCGAGCGGAAGGCTTTCATCCGGCAGCATGACTGGTATGCGGCGCAGCGGATCGATTTGCGTCTGTCGTCTGCCGTCGTCGAAATCGACCGGACGCGGGCATGCGTGCGGCTGCGCGATGGCAGCGATGTCGGCTATGACAGGCTGCTGCTCGCGACGGGGTCGCGTGTGCGCCGGTTCAGCGGCCCTGTGGATGAACGCGTGCAACTGCACTATGTCCGCACGCTCGCCGACGCGCGGGCGCTGCGCGCCGTTCTTTCGCCGGGCAAGCGTGTTGCTATCCTGGGCGGCGGCTTTATCGGGCTCGAAGTGGCCGCCGCCGCGACCCAGGCAGGCTGCAGGGCGACGGTGATCGAGCCTGCGCCGGCGCTGCTGCAACGCGCGCTGCCGGAGAGCGTGGCACAACACATTGCGGCTTTGCACGAGCGAAACGGCGTCGAACTGCGTCTCGGCACGATGCCGGCTGCAATCGCGTACGAGAACGGATGTGCATCCATCCAGAGCGATGCGGGCGCCATCAGTGCGGATGTCGTCGTAGTCGGAATCGGCGTCGTGCCGAACGTCGAACTCGCGGAAGCCTGCGGGCTTGAAGTCCGCAACGGCGTCGTGGTCGATGAGCAGTGCCGTACCAGCGACCCTGCGATCTTCGCGGCAGGCGAGGTGACGATGCACGCCAATCCGTTGCTTGGCCGCAGTGTCAGGATCGAATCCTGGCAGGTGGCAGAGAACCAGCCCGTCGTCGCGGCGGAGAACATGCTAGGCGGTCGTGCGATATACGCAGAGCTGCCGTGGCTCTGGTCCGATCAGTTCGACTGCAATGTGCAGACGCTGGGCATCGTGGAGCCGCAGCATCGTCTCGTCACCCGTGGGGACGCTGTCACCGGTTCGTTCTGTGTCATGGCGCTGGACGACACGACGCGGATGAGGGCGGCGATTGCCGTCAATGCGGGACGCGAGATCGGCGCATGCAGGCGGTTGATTTCGGCAGGTGCCATCATGGACGAAGCGCGGCTCGCGGATTCATCTGTTTCACTGCGGTCGTTGCTGTGA
- the andAb gene encoding anthranilate 1,2-dioxygenase ferredoxin subunit AndAb: MEAKIDNWQTIGTLDDFAEGEPAAVFAGDRQIAVFRIGDEVFALNDLCTHGHARLSEGYVEDGCVECPLHQGLIDIRTGAARCAPITEAVRAFPIRIVEARVEVNVE, encoded by the coding sequence ATGGAAGCGAAGATTGACAACTGGCAGACCATCGGCACGCTCGATGACTTTGCCGAAGGCGAGCCGGCGGCCGTGTTCGCAGGCGATCGTCAGATTGCGGTGTTTCGTATCGGCGACGAGGTGTTCGCGTTGAACGATCTCTGCACGCACGGACATGCGCGGCTCTCGGAAGGGTATGTGGAAGACGGCTGCGTCGAATGTCCGCTGCATCAGGGGCTGATCGACATCCGCACGGGTGCGGCGCGTTGCGCGCCCATCACGGAGGCGGTGCGCGCATTCCCGATCCGTATCGTCGAGGCGAGGGTGGAAGTCAATGTCGAATGA
- the andAd gene encoding anthranilate 1,2-dioxygenase small subunit AndAd: protein MKDQMKLWFELNMLQNQYISNLDNDRLEAWPTLFTEDCLYEIVPKENADMGLPVGIIHCTNQKMLRDRVVSLRHANIFEEHTYRHMTSGLTITSDQDDVIETESSYVVVQTLANGESNVYQAGKYYDRVVRTADGLRYRSKRVVYDTSRVQTLLATPI from the coding sequence ATGAAGGATCAGATGAAGCTTTGGTTCGAGTTGAACATGCTGCAGAACCAGTACATCAGCAATCTCGACAACGACAGGCTCGAAGCGTGGCCGACGCTCTTTACGGAAGACTGCCTGTACGAGATCGTGCCGAAAGAGAATGCGGATATGGGCTTACCCGTCGGCATCATTCATTGCACGAACCAGAAGATGCTGCGCGATCGCGTCGTGTCGCTGCGTCACGCCAACATTTTCGAGGAGCACACATACCGGCACATGACATCGGGCCTGACGATCACGAGCGACCAGGACGACGTGATCGAAACCGAAAGCAGCTATGTCGTGGTCCAGACGCTGGCGAACGGCGAGTCGAATGTGTATCAGGCGGGCAAGTACTACGACCGCGTCGTGCGGACGGCGGATGGGCTGCGCTACCGAAGCAAGCGGGTGGTGTATGACACGTCGCGCGTGCAGACGCTGCTCGCAACGCCGATCTGA
- the andAc gene encoding anthranilate 1,2-dioxygenase large subunit AndAc, whose product MEMVETPVSFRNTQDTDMVQFPRDDGSRVPYKVFSSQAVYEREQERIFRGPTWNFVALEAEIPNPGDFKSTFVGDTPVVVTRIEDGSLSAWVNRCAHRGASVCRKARGNATSHTCVYHQWSFDNSGNLLGVPFRRGQKGMTGMPPDFDPKQHSLRKLRVDSYRGLVFASFSDAVAPLPDYLGAEMRPWIDRIFHKPIEYLGCTRQYSKSNWKLYLENVKDPYHASMLHLFHTTFNIFRVGMKARSIPDATHGLHSIITVTKTGEDTSAAYKQLQIRSFDEGFALEDDSILGLVSEYEEDTTNHIQPIFPQLVIQQIHNTLVARQLLAKGPNNFELIFHFFGYADDTPELRALRIKQANLVGPAGYISMEDTEATELVQRGTVRDADATSVIEMSRSNPDQQDTVITESLIRRFWVGYQKLMGY is encoded by the coding sequence ATGGAAATGGTCGAGACGCCTGTCAGCTTCAGAAACACGCAGGACACGGACATGGTGCAGTTCCCGCGCGACGACGGCTCGCGCGTGCCCTACAAGGTGTTCAGCTCGCAGGCGGTGTACGAGCGCGAGCAGGAGCGCATCTTTCGCGGCCCGACGTGGAATTTCGTCGCGCTCGAAGCGGAGATCCCGAACCCGGGCGACTTCAAGAGCACCTTCGTCGGCGATACGCCCGTCGTCGTCACGCGCATCGAGGATGGTTCGCTGTCGGCATGGGTCAACCGCTGCGCGCATCGTGGCGCATCCGTGTGCCGCAAGGCGCGCGGCAACGCGACATCGCACACATGCGTGTATCACCAGTGGAGCTTCGATAACAGCGGCAATCTGCTGGGCGTGCCGTTCCGCCGTGGACAGAAGGGCATGACGGGCATGCCGCCCGACTTCGACCCCAAGCAGCACAGCCTGCGCAAGCTGCGCGTGGACAGCTATCGCGGCCTCGTCTTCGCGAGTTTCAGCGACGCAGTCGCACCGCTGCCCGACTATCTCGGCGCGGAAATGCGCCCCTGGATCGATCGCATCTTTCACAAGCCTATCGAGTATCTCGGCTGCACGCGGCAATACTCGAAGTCCAACTGGAAGCTGTATCTCGAGAACGTGAAGGACCCGTATCACGCGAGCATGCTGCATCTGTTCCATACGACCTTCAACATTTTCCGTGTCGGCATGAAGGCGCGATCGATTCCCGATGCGACGCACGGCCTGCACAGCATCATCACGGTGACGAAGACGGGCGAGGACACATCGGCGGCCTACAAGCAGCTACAGATCCGCTCGTTCGATGAAGGCTTCGCGCTGGAAGACGATTCGATCCTCGGGCTCGTTTCCGAATACGAGGAAGACACCACCAACCATATCCAGCCGATCTTTCCTCAACTGGTGATCCAGCAGATCCACAACACGCTAGTCGCACGCCAGCTGCTGGCAAAAGGTCCGAACAACTTCGAGCTGATCTTCCATTTCTTCGGCTATGCCGATGACACACCGGAACTTCGCGCGCTTCGCATCAAGCAGGCGAACCTGGTCGGACCGGCGGGCTATATCTCGATGGAAGACACGGAAGCGACCGAACTCGTGCAGCGAGGAACGGTGCGCGACGCGGACGCGACGTCGGTGATCGAGATGTCGCGCAGCAATCCGGACCAGCAGGACACGGTAATTACCGAAAGCCTGATTCGACGGTTCTGGGTCGGATATCAGAAGCTGATGGGCTATTGA
- the andR gene encoding anthranilate 1,2-dioxygenase regulatory protein AndR codes for MRSALRLPALRRHRLFESVDLDETRELISRVMQPHSLFPRGHAHGRSHMDFVRVGRLGIGTIQFGGAIQVDVEAVDGYFLMMFCVAGNAEVHTAGRKIVVDDQHAVIRAPGEPFSALLSHDCEQLVMRIDAAALNGDSASLFDAGAAVSLESGPMRAWKEQLKLVASSPDLLNVAAQNPAVGAHVESLLVGLLCSHDPDHGTSPPSTIAPLFVRRAEEFMAANLAGPMQLQDIARAAGVPVRTLTEGFLRFRSVSPISLMRQMRLDRARQAIRESTPDVRVATIALDSGFTHFGRFAQAYRERFGELPSETPRRESLR; via the coding sequence ATGAGATCCGCTCTTCGACTCCCCGCATTGCGACGCCACCGGCTATTCGAATCGGTCGACCTCGACGAGACGCGCGAACTGATTTCGCGCGTCATGCAACCGCATTCGCTGTTTCCACGCGGCCACGCGCACGGTCGTTCCCACATGGACTTTGTGCGGGTGGGACGGCTCGGCATCGGCACGATTCAATTCGGCGGCGCCATCCAGGTGGATGTCGAAGCCGTCGACGGATACTTCCTGATGATGTTCTGCGTCGCCGGCAATGCGGAGGTCCATACGGCTGGCAGGAAGATCGTCGTGGACGACCAGCACGCCGTGATTCGCGCACCCGGCGAGCCGTTCAGCGCGCTGCTGTCGCACGATTGCGAACAGCTGGTGATGCGGATCGACGCGGCGGCGCTGAATGGCGACAGCGCTTCCCTCTTCGACGCGGGCGCCGCCGTGTCACTCGAAAGCGGCCCCATGCGTGCATGGAAGGAACAGTTGAAGCTGGTCGCCAGCTCGCCTGATCTGCTGAACGTGGCCGCTCAGAATCCCGCCGTGGGCGCGCATGTCGAATCGCTGCTGGTCGGCCTGTTGTGCAGTCACGACCCGGACCACGGGACATCCCCGCCGTCGACCATCGCGCCGTTGTTCGTACGCCGTGCCGAAGAGTTCATGGCCGCCAACCTTGCCGGGCCGATGCAGCTGCAGGACATCGCCCGCGCCGCGGGCGTGCCCGTCAGAACGCTAACCGAGGGGTTCTTGCGGTTTCGCAGTGTCAGCCCGATCAGCCTGATGCGGCAGATGCGCCTCGACCGCGCGCGTCAGGCCATTCGGGAAAGCACGCCCGATGTGCGCGTCGCGACTATCGCGCTGGATTCCGGCTTCACTCATTTCGGCCGGTTCGCTCAGGCATACCGCGAGCGGTTTGGCGAACTTCCATCGGAAACACCGCGGCGCGAGTCGCTGCGTTGA